A region from the Benincasa hispida cultivar B227 chromosome 12, ASM972705v1, whole genome shotgun sequence genome encodes:
- the LOC120092822 gene encoding protein TIFY 9 — MARATVELDFFGLEKDTSSKSQFHTLHRKRSFRGIHSAISKINPELLKSVIGSASISLPPSPKAAANHNILSPLPLYTPLFRPTSSESLQHTSPMTIFYNGTVAVFDVPRDKAENILKLVAEGKAEANPTVANPSTDHQQQLLASLNGDLPIARKKSLQRFLEKRKERLTTASPYAFPCPHLT; from the exons ATGGCTAGGGCTACTGTCGAGCTTGATTTCTTCGGCCTCGAGAAGGACACTTCCTCCAAGTCTCAGTTTCACACTCTTCACCGCAAGAGAAGCTTTCGAG GCATTCACAGCGCCATTTCCAAGATCAATCCCGAGCTTCTCAAATCTGTCATCGGCTCTGCCTCCATTTCTCTGCCTCCCAGTCCCAAGGCCGCCGCTAACCACAACATCCTCTCACCTTTGCCTCTCTATACGCCTCTCTTCAG GCCGACTAGTTCTGAATCGCTTCAACATACGTCTCCGATGACTATCTTCTACAACGGAACTGTCGCCGTTTTTGACGTTCCTCGTGATAAG GCTGAGAACATTCTGAAACTTGTTGCGGAAGGAAAAGCAGAAGCTAATCCTACGGTTGCAAATCCATCCACCGACCACCAGCAACAGTTGCTTGCATCTCTTAACGGAG ATCTTCCCATTGCAAGGAAGAAGTCGCTTCAGAGATTCTTGGAGAAGCGTAAGGAGAG GTTGACAACGGCTTCACCATATGCATTCCCCTGCCCCCACCTAACTTAA